From Sphingomonas nostoxanthinifaciens, a single genomic window includes:
- a CDS encoding efflux RND transporter permease subunit → MNISRPFIDRRIGTCLLAIGVILVGLVAYRLLPISSMPQVEFPTIQISASLPGASANTMATSVATPLERMLTNIPGVTQMTSSSSLGQTSITLQFDLSRDINSAAVDVQTEINAAAGLLPKNLPNPPTYHKVNPAGVSILSLALTSDSVPLTEVDRYAETYIAQPISQMNGVGIVDYHGQLRPAVRVRIDPDRLAGVGLTLEDVRTVIGASTVNAPKGTLNGPHQAITLDATDQLMDAAAYKGMILATRNGIPIHLSDVATVANAPEDVHQAAWFQGKRAVIIDVAQSPGSNVMSTLQGIKDRLPALAASLPPSVHLAVVADRTQTIKASVNDVQMTLMITIALVVMVILVFLRNLWATLIPSLTIPLSLIATFAVMYVLGYSLDNLSLMGLTIAVGFVVDDAIVVIENIMRHVEEGKSPIEAALLGSKEVGFTIVSMTVSLIAVFIPILAMGGIVGRIFREFAVTITVALIASGIISLTVTPMLCGWLIRSEEGRAHGRLYRWSERTFTRITDGYERLLDVALRWQRLTILSFLVTVALTVFLYVDLPKGFFPQVDTSFVIGTVRGAPDISFDEISRRVGAVAKIAMTDPAVDTVDYWTGANPTMSDGHIILNLKPLSQRSTPADQVLARLGTKMASVVGVAQGMQVRQDISVGGRISIAQYQYTLQDGNIAELNHWAALLQQKFAALPELRDVSSDKQAAATSLTLQIDRSTASRLGVHAQDIDNTLYDAFGQRQVATIFDPLSQYYVIEEVNPGFQLSADALHHLYVRSNDTQALVPLSLLATVRQGVAPVTVAHQGIFPAVTLSFNLAPGVALGNAVTAIQNAERASAMPASVQGTFQGTAQAFQASLSTEPLLILAALVTIYIVLGVLYESAIHPLTIISTLPSAGLGALLALMIMGKDLSIMGIIGILLLIGIVKKNAIMMIDFALHAQRDHGKSPHEAIREACLLRFRPILMTTLAALFGAVPLAIGSGAGAELRQPLGIAIVGGLIVSQALTLFTTPVIFLQFERLHIFLGGFRERLRIGLDRFRRRQAIAP, encoded by the coding sequence GTGAACATCTCGCGGCCGTTCATCGACCGGCGGATCGGCACCTGCCTGCTCGCGATCGGGGTGATCCTCGTCGGGCTCGTGGCCTATCGGCTGCTGCCGATCTCGTCGATGCCGCAGGTCGAGTTCCCGACGATCCAGATTTCGGCGAGCCTGCCCGGCGCCAGCGCCAACACGATGGCGACGTCGGTCGCGACGCCGCTCGAGCGCATGCTCACCAACATTCCCGGCGTGACCCAGATGACCTCGTCGAGCTCGCTCGGCCAGACCTCGATCACGCTCCAGTTCGATCTCAGCCGCGACATCAACAGCGCGGCCGTCGACGTCCAGACCGAGATCAACGCGGCGGCAGGGCTGCTGCCCAAGAATCTTCCCAATCCGCCGACCTATCACAAGGTCAATCCGGCCGGCGTCTCGATCCTCTCGCTCGCGCTCACGTCGGATTCGGTGCCGCTGACCGAGGTCGACCGCTACGCCGAAACCTATATCGCGCAGCCGATCTCGCAGATGAACGGCGTCGGCATCGTCGATTATCACGGCCAGCTCCGCCCCGCGGTGCGTGTCCGCATCGATCCCGACCGGCTCGCCGGGGTCGGCCTGACGCTGGAGGACGTCCGCACAGTCATCGGCGCATCCACCGTCAACGCGCCGAAGGGTACGCTGAACGGACCGCATCAGGCGATCACGCTCGACGCGACCGACCAGCTGATGGACGCCGCCGCCTACAAGGGCATGATCCTGGCCACGCGCAACGGCATCCCCATTCACCTGTCCGACGTCGCCACCGTCGCCAACGCGCCGGAGGACGTGCATCAGGCCGCGTGGTTCCAGGGCAAGCGCGCGGTCATCATCGACGTCGCGCAGAGCCCCGGCTCGAACGTGATGTCGACATTGCAGGGCATCAAGGACAGGCTGCCGGCACTCGCCGCATCGTTGCCGCCTTCAGTCCACCTCGCCGTCGTCGCGGACCGGACCCAGACGATCAAGGCGTCGGTCAACGACGTCCAGATGACGCTGATGATCACGATCGCGCTCGTCGTGATGGTGATCCTGGTGTTCCTGCGCAATCTCTGGGCGACCCTCATCCCGAGCCTGACGATCCCGCTGTCGCTGATCGCCACCTTCGCGGTGATGTATGTGCTGGGCTACAGCCTCGACAATCTCTCGCTGATGGGGCTCACCATCGCGGTCGGCTTCGTCGTCGACGACGCGATCGTGGTCATCGAGAACATCATGCGCCACGTCGAGGAGGGCAAATCGCCGATCGAGGCCGCGTTGCTTGGCTCGAAGGAAGTCGGCTTCACGATCGTCTCGATGACCGTCTCGCTGATCGCCGTGTTCATCCCGATCCTCGCGATGGGCGGGATCGTCGGCCGGATCTTCCGCGAGTTCGCGGTGACGATCACCGTCGCGCTCATCGCGTCGGGCATCATCTCGCTGACCGTCACGCCGATGCTGTGCGGCTGGCTGATCCGCAGCGAGGAAGGCCGGGCGCACGGGCGGCTGTACCGCTGGTCGGAACGCACCTTCACGCGGATCACCGACGGCTATGAGCGGCTGCTCGATGTCGCGCTGCGCTGGCAGCGCCTGACCATCCTGAGCTTCCTGGTGACGGTCGCGCTGACGGTGTTCCTGTACGTGGACCTGCCCAAGGGCTTCTTCCCACAGGTGGATACGAGCTTCGTGATCGGCACGGTTCGCGGCGCACCCGACATCTCGTTCGACGAGATATCGCGGCGCGTCGGCGCGGTGGCGAAGATCGCGATGACCGATCCCGCGGTGGACACGGTCGACTATTGGACCGGCGCCAATCCGACGATGAGCGACGGCCATATCATCCTCAACCTGAAGCCGCTCAGCCAGCGCAGCACGCCGGCCGATCAGGTGCTCGCGCGGCTGGGGACCAAGATGGCGTCGGTCGTCGGCGTCGCCCAGGGCATGCAGGTGCGCCAGGACATCTCGGTCGGCGGCCGGATCAGCATCGCGCAATATCAATATACGCTGCAGGACGGCAACATCGCCGAGCTCAACCACTGGGCGGCGCTCCTCCAGCAGAAGTTCGCGGCTCTGCCCGAGCTGCGCGACGTGTCGTCTGACAAGCAGGCCGCGGCGACCAGCCTGACGCTACAGATCGATCGCAGCACCGCCTCGCGCCTCGGCGTGCACGCGCAGGACATCGACAACACACTGTACGACGCGTTCGGCCAGCGCCAGGTCGCGACGATCTTCGATCCGCTCAGCCAATATTATGTGATCGAAGAGGTGAATCCCGGCTTCCAGCTCAGCGCCGATGCGCTCCACCACCTGTATGTGCGATCGAACGACACGCAGGCTTTGGTACCACTCAGCCTGCTCGCGACGGTCCGCCAGGGGGTCGCGCCCGTGACGGTCGCGCATCAGGGCATCTTCCCGGCGGTCACCCTGTCGTTCAATCTCGCGCCCGGCGTGGCGCTGGGCAATGCCGTGACGGCGATCCAGAATGCGGAGCGCGCCTCGGCCATGCCGGCGAGCGTGCAGGGAACCTTCCAGGGCACGGCACAGGCATTCCAGGCGTCGCTGAGCACCGAGCCCCTGCTGATCCTCGCCGCGCTGGTGACGATCTATATCGTGCTGGGCGTGCTCTACGAGAGCGCGATCCATCCGCTGACGATCATCTCCACGCTGCCGTCGGCGGGGCTCGGCGCGCTGCTCGCGCTCATGATCATGGGCAAGGATCTGTCGATCATGGGCATCATCGGGATCCTGCTGCTGATCGGCATCGTGAAGAAGAACGCGATCATGATGATCGATTTCGCGCTCCACGCGCAGCGCGACCACGGCAAATCGCCGCACGAGGCGATCCGCGAGGCGTGCCTGCTGCGCTTTCGCCCGATCCTGATGACCACGCTCGCGGCATTGTTCGGCGCGGTGCCGCTCGCGATCGGATCGGGCGCGGGTGCCGAGCTGCGCCAGCCGCTGGGCATCGCGATCGTCGGCGGCCTGATCGTCAGCCAGGCGCTGACCCTATTCACGACGCCCGTGATCTTCCTGCAGTTCGAGCGGCTGCACATCTTCCTCGGCGGCTTTCGCGAGCGGTTACGGATCGGGCTCGACCGGTTTCGCCGTCGGCAGGCGATCGCTCCGTGA
- a CDS encoding DUF1501 domain-containing protein, which translates to MHRRNLLKAAAFAPLVVAGRAFAAPAAGSGRLLLVFLRGAYDAANIVAPVGSDFYHEARPTIGLRKPDAADPDAALPLDGDWALHPALKDSIYPLWQAKQIAFVPFAGTDDMSRSHFETQDTIELGQPIASARDFRSGFMARLAGAIGTDRPIAFSDQVPLCFQSSGLSIPNIALTGNLKPAIDPRAAKLIQAMYAGDSALSGSVAEGFATRETVFRSLADEMTQASRGAVTAKGFELSARRIGRLMRDQYNLAFVDVGGWDTHVNQGGAQGYLAGRIGELGRGVAGFAEEIGAEAWRDTTVVVVSEFGRTFRENGDKGTDHGHGSVYWVLGGGVRGRRLAGPQVRIAADTLNQQRDLPVLTDYRAMIGGIVQRQFGLGSDRLDAVFSGTRPASLDLV; encoded by the coding sequence ATGCATCGCCGTAATCTGCTCAAGGCCGCCGCTTTCGCTCCGCTGGTGGTCGCCGGTCGCGCATTTGCGGCGCCTGCCGCGGGATCGGGACGGCTGCTGCTCGTCTTCCTGCGCGGCGCCTACGATGCCGCCAATATCGTCGCGCCGGTCGGCAGCGATTTCTATCACGAGGCACGCCCGACGATCGGGCTGCGAAAGCCGGATGCGGCCGATCCCGATGCCGCGCTGCCGCTCGACGGCGATTGGGCGCTGCATCCGGCGTTGAAGGACAGCATCTATCCGTTGTGGCAGGCCAAACAGATCGCGTTCGTGCCGTTTGCGGGCACCGACGATATGAGCCGCAGCCATTTCGAGACGCAGGATACCATCGAGCTCGGCCAGCCGATCGCCAGCGCGCGCGATTTCCGGTCGGGATTCATGGCACGGCTGGCCGGTGCGATCGGCACCGACAGGCCGATCGCCTTTTCCGATCAGGTGCCGCTCTGTTTCCAGAGTTCGGGGCTCTCAATCCCCAACATCGCGCTCACCGGCAATCTCAAGCCTGCCATCGATCCGCGTGCGGCAAAGCTGATCCAGGCGATGTATGCGGGCGATAGCGCGCTGTCGGGTTCGGTCGCCGAAGGCTTTGCGACACGCGAGACGGTGTTCAGGTCGCTCGCGGACGAGATGACCCAGGCCAGTCGCGGCGCGGTCACCGCCAAGGGCTTCGAGCTTTCCGCGCGGCGGATCGGGCGATTGATGCGCGATCAGTACAATCTCGCATTCGTCGATGTCGGCGGCTGGGATACCCACGTCAACCAGGGTGGCGCACAAGGCTATCTTGCCGGGCGGATCGGCGAACTGGGCCGCGGCGTCGCCGGGTTCGCGGAGGAGATCGGCGCCGAGGCGTGGCGCGATACGACGGTGGTCGTCGTATCGGAATTCGGCCGGACGTTCCGCGAGAATGGCGACAAGGGCACCGATCACGGCCATGGCAGCGTATATTGGGTGCTGGGCGGCGGCGTGCGTGGTCGCCGGCTGGCGGGGCCGCAGGTGCGGATCGCGGCCGACACGCTCAACCAGCAGCGCGACCTGCCCGTGCTGACCGATTATCGCGCGATGATCGGCGGCATCGTGCAGCGCCAGTTCGGGCTCGGGAGCGATCGCCTCGATGCGGTGTTTTCAGGGACACGGCCGGCATCGCTCGACCTCGTCTGA